The DNA sequence GTGTGCCTATTTTTTGTTCTTTTGACCAGTGCAATAATTCGTCGGCACTGCGTTCTAACAAATTGTATCCGATCTGCAAAATGTGGATGGGTCCCAATGCCCGCAGTTTGTCGATGGCTTCCCGGTTGTTGGTCGAGATACCGTACCATCTGATTTTGCCTTCTCGTTGCAATTTTTCGAGGGTTTGCATGACGGCGGGCATGGCCCATTCGTGGGGAATCGCATGCAGTTGATAAATGTCGATAAAATCCGTTTGCATGCGTTTTAAGCTGTTTTCGCAGGCTTCGACAATCCGGTTGTGTACTGATTGCTCATCGTTCTGGTCAATGTCCCGGTTTGGCTGCACTTTGGTCGCAATGATCCATTTGTCTCGCCGTCCCTGTAGTGCTCGTCCGACGAGTTCTTCGCTGTGTCCGTCGCCATAGCCTTCTGCAGAATCGATTAAGTTCACACCGAGTTCTTCACAGCGATGGATCAATGCGATGGATTCCGCATCGCTTGTGCCCGACCAGACTTCAATGCTTCCATCTGCTCGCTGTTGTCTGCCTGAGATGGGAAAGGCGCCTAATCCGATTTCCGATACTTCGAGGCCGGTTTGTCCCAGTGTGCGATATTTCATGCCATGACTCCTGTCAATTCTACATTGGCAACTGCGCCGGCTTCCACTGTGAGGACCTGCCAGCCATTGTTCTCAAATCGCCACGAGAATGAGATGTCTGAGTCGCCGCCATTGTAAAACATCACGCCATCCACATCGGTTCCGGAATGGATCACGAGTGGAAGGATTTGGTTGGGGACGCCGTGCTCGCCATTGGCGTGTTTTACTTCGACTGTTGGCGTCACTTTGCTTTTTACTTCTCGCGTGCCCAAAAGCAATGGGCCGTAACATCCGGTCACGGGTCCAATGCCCCAGTTGCGTCCGTGTCCAGCCGCTGTCGAACAGATTGCGCCACCCATATCGGCGTGTTCTCTGCCACCGCGCAGCACCCGACGCGCCATCATCAGCTTGTCTGCTGCCTGTTTTAATGCGCGTTCGGCATAGTGCTCATCACCCGTCACCTGATATGCCAGCGTTAGTGCCGCGGTGCTCGGTTCTGTTGTGGGGGTTACGGAGCCGTCGCCATTCCATATTCCCCAATACGTCATGTCGTTGCGCTTGCCCACGCCGGGCCAATCGCGGCGGCGTGCCTGCGGAAAGACCATTGCCAATTCGCCTTCTTGCATGTCGGGGAAACGCACGATTTGCGCCTGGATTGCCTCGTCCAGAGAGGGATCGGAGAACTGCCGTCGAAAATGGGAAATCGCCGCTGCACCGGGGTCCGAATACGGGTCCAGCAATTCGCTGATCATGGGTTCTGCAATTCTCCGTGCCGCCTGGTGAAATACAGCGTCTCCCGATGCTTCGAACAGATCTCCCAGTGCGTATATGACGCCGGAAGCCAGCAGTACTTCGACTCCGATGAGTGGGTCGCCAGGGACGTGATGCCCGGCTTGCGCCGCCTTTTTTTGTTGTCCAGTCGCCTGCCTGCCAAATCTCGGTTGTTCGTTTGCATCCCAGGCAATGGGCAGGGGACCCTCTGGTATGGCGACGATCATTTCTGCCCGGCGCTTGCCGTATTGCAAAGCCCAGTCCAGGTACCGGTCCTGGCCCGTCATTCTGTGTGCGGCAAGGGCAATGTGGACAAAGCGGAAGTGCTCGGCAATTTCGGCGTCGTAGCCGTCGTCTCGTCCTACTGTGCGCGTGCCAATATAATATCCGTAAAACCGGTTGCGTTCCCAGTCAAACCATTCGGGAATGCCTTCGACCCAGTTGCCGATGTGTTCGGCTGCATCTTGTAGGAGTGCGTTTGCTTTTTCGTCTTCGGGAAATAATCCGAGATAACGCGGCAAAAAGAGCAGAAAGGGTTCGGTTCCGTGATGGGCTTCGGCTTCGGGTTCATAACCGTGCAGGCAGTCCCGTTCCACCCATCCGGCGAGCATATCGCGCAGGTGTTCAAAGTGCTCTCGCACCCCGTCATTTCCCGTGATGAGATAGTGGGGGAACCATGCCAGCGAATAGTTCGCTTCATCTTCGCCTCCGCCATGTCTGCTCGGCGGGTCCATCTGACGGCTTTGATCTAACCACGCATCCATCTCTTTTCGCAATGTCCGATAATGTTCAAAGCACTGTTTCATAAGTCAGCCCTCCAGAAGTTGTTTTTCTTTTTACCATTGGGATTTATTATCTTGACGCTTCGAAAACGCGAAACTAATTTGTCAGACAGCATAGCGGAAAAAAAATTCAAAGTCAAGGTCTCTTGAAGCCTATTAGAAAGGATTGTCATGTCGGACATTCGCATTCGCGCAGAGCACCTCGAACCGTTTATCCAATCGGTTTTTGAAAACGCGGGTATGCCGCCCGAAGATGCTGCCATAGAAGCAGAAGTGCTTATTTGGGCGAATCTGCGCGGGGTTGATTCGCACGGGGTTTTGCGCATTATTTCGTATCTCAACAATATCAAAACGGGCGCGATGAATCCTCGTCCCAATATCCGCGTCGTCAAAGAGTCGCCAGCGGTTGCCCACATTGCGTGCGATCGCGCTCTTGGACCTGTGGCGACTGTTCCTGCGATGAAAAAAGCCATTGAGAAGGCCAAAAATGTGGGGATCGGATGGGTGTTGCTCAGCGATGTCACGCATCAGGGCGCAATGGCTTATTATTCTTTGATGGCGGCACAGGAGGGTTTTGCGGGTATTGCCATTGTTTGCAGCCCGCCCAATATGGCGCCTTTTGGCGCGAAGGCAGCGGGCGTACACAATAGTCCGATAGCCGTTGCGGTTCCGGCGAATAAACGCGATCCCATTAGTCTCGATATGGCGACGAGTGTGGCAGCGGGTGGCAAGCTTCAACTCGCGCAGGATAAGGGCGTGCCGCTGGGCGAAGACTGGGCACTCGATGCCGCGGGCAATCCGACGACGGATGCGCGTAAAGGGGTTATTTTGCGCCCAGCAGGTGGTCCCAAGGGGTCGGGTCTTGCCCTTATTTTTCAGTGTTTGTCCAGTTTGATGGTCGATAATCCTCTGCTCGTTCCCGTATTGCGCGGGGGCGAGAGTTTGAAAAAGCAAAACGGCATTGTCGCTGCGATCGATATTTCCTTTTTTGTTGATCTGGATGATTACAAAGACCACGTCGATAACTTGGTTGATGAACTCAAAGCCCTGCCCAGAGCAGATGGATTTGACGATATTCTCATGCCCGGCGAGCCCGAAAATCGCACCCTTGTCGAACGCTCTGCCGAAGGTATTCCCATTCCAGTGGGTACGGCGGAAAAACTCCGCGAAGCCGCGCGGCGCTTTGATCTCGCGTTGCCCGAAGGACTATAAGAATTGGAGCAGATATGCCAGAAATTGTAACCATTCAAGATGTCAAAACCATCGTGACGCAGCCTGCGGGGTCGCGGCTTGTGATTGTCAAAGTTATCACGTCGGAACCCGGTCTTTACGGGTTGGGTTGTGCGACGTTTACGCAGCGATTTCACGCGGTGCGTACGGCTATTGAAAAACATCTCAAGCCTTTTGTTATTGGACGCGATGTGGATCGCATTGAGGAAATCTGGCAGATGAGCATGGTCAATGGGTACTGGCGCAACGGTCCCGTGCTCAATAATGCCATATCGGGGGTGGATCAGGCGTTGTGGGATATTAAGGGCAAGCGCGCGGGTATGCCCGTGTATCAACTACTGGGTGGGAAGTGTCGAGAGGCGGCAGATACGTATGCTCATGCCAGTGGGCGCGACAAGTACGAAGTGGTGGATAGCGTGCGTCATTATATGGCACAGGGCTATCGCCATATCCGCGTGCAGATGGGGGGATACGGGGGGCAGTCAGATACGATTCAAAAACCCGATGGTGCGCCCGATGGTGCTTATTATCATCCGCGAGAATATTGTCGTCGTATGTGCGATATGATTGAGCATGTACGTGCGGAGATCGGGCCTGAGATCGAGCTTTTGCACGATATTCACGAGCGTTTGCGTCCGGTTGACGCGATCCAGTTTGCCAAAGATGTGGAGCCTTTTAAACTTTTCTTTTTGGAAGATGCACTCGCGCCGGAAGACAATGCGTATTTTCACCACATGCGCGCGCAGTGCGCCACGCCCCTGGCGATGGGCGAACTGTTTAATCATCCGCACGAGTGGATGCCTCTCATTCAGGATCGGCTCATTGATTTTATTCGCATGCACGTTAGCCAGATGGGTGGGATTACCCCTGCGCG is a window from the Gemmatimonadota bacterium genome containing:
- a CDS encoding aldo/keto reductase produces the protein MKYRTLGQTGLEVSEIGLGAFPISGRQQRADGSIEVWSGTSDAESIALIHRCEELGVNLIDSAEGYGDGHSEELVGRALQGRRDKWIIATKVQPNRDIDQNDEQSVHNRIVEACENSLKRMQTDFIDIYQLHAIPHEWAMPAVMQTLEKLQREGKIRWYGISTNNREAIDKLRALGPIHILQIGYNLLERSADELLHWSKEQKIGTLIRVPLAKGQLTGKYFGQNAEKIPQNDLRYERFQRPAVQEGLKKLPELLFLQTEQRTMAQAALRFVLDHPGVSCVIAGAKNRQQVEDNTATSDMPPLTYEELSRALPIADEIGTAGWIG
- a CDS encoding Ldh family oxidoreductase, which gives rise to MSDIRIRAEHLEPFIQSVFENAGMPPEDAAIEAEVLIWANLRGVDSHGVLRIISYLNNIKTGAMNPRPNIRVVKESPAVAHIACDRALGPVATVPAMKKAIEKAKNVGIGWVLLSDVTHQGAMAYYSLMAAQEGFAGIAIVCSPPNMAPFGAKAAGVHNSPIAVAVPANKRDPISLDMATSVAAGGKLQLAQDKGVPLGEDWALDAAGNPTTDARKGVILRPAGGPKGSGLALIFQCLSSLMVDNPLLVPVLRGGESLKKQNGIVAAIDISFFVDLDDYKDHVDNLVDELKALPRADGFDDILMPGEPENRTLVERSAEGIPIPVGTAEKLREAARRFDLALPEGL
- a CDS encoding starvation-sensing protein RspA; this encodes MPEIVTIQDVKTIVTQPAGSRLVIVKVITSEPGLYGLGCATFTQRFHAVRTAIEKHLKPFVIGRDVDRIEEIWQMSMVNGYWRNGPVLNNAISGVDQALWDIKGKRAGMPVYQLLGGKCREAADTYAHASGRDKYEVVDSVRHYMAQGYRHIRVQMGGYGGQSDTIQKPDGAPDGAYYHPREYCRRMCDMIEHVRAEIGPEIELLHDIHERLRPVDAIQFAKDVEPFKLFFLEDALAPEDNAYFHHMRAQCATPLAMGELFNHPHEWMPLIQDRLIDFIRMHVSQMGGITPARNVAAYANMYNVRTAWHGPGDTSPVGHAANLHLDLWAPNFGIQEWCRFNDLVYDIFPGLPEVREGYMYPNDDPGLGIDIDEDLAAKYPPEDEIIQWTQTRAPDGSPMRP